From Xylanivirga thermophila, one genomic window encodes:
- a CDS encoding ABC transporter permease, whose amino-acid sequence MSITSIVYKKELKDMFRDKKTLVAAILIPFLLYPIIFGLMGKGIKDNMDYVDKGIEIALVDEGNSKLGEFIKSQDNVKIKESKNILEDVKEGKLILGLEIPEDFDKNISGEKKADIIITYDNTSQKSSMAMSYINGIIEEYSKGIVAQRLQSKNIDTSILTPIDTITKSPEKEESGFGKMMLSLMLPMMLVIFAASGPIASATDLGAGEKERGTLEPLLTTQANRMSLLWGKFLAITTMGVVTSLAFVGGLGLSMKMSPEAFNYGMEEASFALEPKALVIMVILTILLTMVFGALALAISMYARSFKEAQTYLTPLSFVGMLGFTSYFIEPKTMSMGLLHIPIINVVVVIKELTLGIFNFAHLGIVLLWMLIYIGISISFARYMFSKEEVIFRT is encoded by the coding sequence GTGAGCATAACATCTATCGTTTACAAAAAAGAATTAAAGGATATGTTCAGGGATAAAAAGACGCTGGTAGCTGCCATATTAATTCCATTCTTGCTGTATCCCATAATATTTGGACTCATGGGTAAAGGAATAAAGGATAATATGGATTATGTAGATAAGGGCATAGAGATTGCACTAGTAGATGAAGGAAACAGTAAACTTGGTGAATTTATAAAATCTCAGGACAATGTAAAGATAAAAGAGTCCAAGAATATCCTTGAAGATGTAAAGGAAGGAAAGCTTATATTGGGCTTGGAGATACCTGAAGATTTTGATAAGAATATAAGTGGTGAGAAAAAGGCAGATATAATAATAACATACGACAATACCAGCCAAAAATCTAGTATGGCAATGTCATATATAAATGGCATTATAGAAGAGTATTCTAAGGGCATAGTTGCCCAAAGACTTCAAAGCAAAAATATCGACACATCTATTCTGACTCCCATTGATACAATTACCAAATCACCTGAGAAAGAAGAGAGTGGTTTTGGGAAGATGATGCTATCCCTTATGCTTCCCATGATGCTGGTGATATTTGCTGCATCTGGACCTATAGCTTCAGCTACTGATTTGGGGGCGGGAGAGAAGGAGAGAGGAACCTTAGAGCCACTCCTTACTACACAAGCCAATAGAATGTCACTTTTGTGGGGAAAATTCTTGGCTATAACGACTATGGGGGTGGTTACATCCTTGGCGTTTGTCGGTGGATTGGGATTATCTATGAAAATGTCACCTGAGGCTTTCAATTATGGGATGGAGGAAGCAAGTTTTGCATTAGAACCTAAGGCACTGGTTATTATGGTCATACTAACTATACTCCTTACCATGGTATTTGGGGCACTAGCACTAGCTATAAGTATGTATGCCAGATCATTTAAAGAGGCTCAAACCTATTTGACACCTTTAAGTTTTGTAGGTATGCTAGGATTTACTTCATATTTTATAGAGCCTAAGACTATGTCCATGGGACTTTTGCATATTCCTATAATAAACGTAGTGGTAGTCATAAAAGAGCTTACTTTAGGCATATTTAATTTTGCCCATTTAGGTATAGTGCTTTTGTGGATGCTGATATACATTGGTATATCAATAAGTTTTGCAAGGTATATGTTTAGTAAAGAAGAGGTTATATTTAGAACTTGA
- a CDS encoding SpoIIE family protein phosphatase produces the protein MSYFVDVHYESINKYGEELCGDKVEIVRTPDSVIVVLADGLGSGVKANILATLTSKIIGTMLKEGATVEQSVETIAHTLPICNVRKLAYSTFTILQIFRNGEAYLVEFDNPSVIFIRNDKVLEIPFEFRNINGKDVRESHLSIGIDDTITIISDGVVHAGVGISLNLGWRWNNVAEYMQRIASKGENARDMSKELMEACKCLYMDRPGDDATVVVVKISPHIEVDLMSGPPVSPTDDRNMVEQFMASSGKKVVCGGTTAQIVGRELKRPVETSTEYMDPSIPPIAYIEGIDLVTEGVLTLTKTVEILRQFSTEDCGEMNKDMLSGKDGATRLAKILIDECTHLRLFIGRAINPAHQNPNLPIDLSIKLKLLEELIVYMKKMGKTVEKHYY, from the coding sequence ATGAGCTATTTTGTAGATGTCCATTATGAAAGTATAAATAAATACGGTGAAGAATTGTGCGGGGATAAGGTAGAGATAGTGCGTACTCCCGATTCTGTAATAGTGGTACTAGCAGATGGATTGGGAAGTGGTGTAAAAGCTAATATACTGGCTACACTTACCAGCAAGATAATAGGTACTATGTTAAAGGAGGGCGCTACGGTAGAACAGTCTGTAGAAACTATAGCCCATACACTCCCCATATGCAATGTGCGAAAACTTGCATATTCTACATTTACCATATTACAGATATTTCGTAATGGGGAGGCATATCTGGTTGAATTTGATAATCCCTCAGTTATATTTATAAGAAATGATAAGGTGCTTGAAATACCTTTTGAGTTTCGAAATATAAATGGAAAGGATGTGAGGGAGAGCCATTTAAGTATAGGCATAGATGATACTATTACTATTATAAGCGATGGTGTTGTTCATGCAGGAGTAGGTATAAGCCTCAATTTAGGCTGGCGATGGAATAATGTAGCTGAATATATGCAGCGCATAGCATCAAAGGGGGAAAATGCCAGGGATATGTCAAAGGAACTCATGGAAGCATGTAAATGTCTCTATATGGATAGACCTGGCGATGATGCAACAGTAGTAGTAGTAAAGATATCGCCGCATATAGAGGTAGATCTGATGTCCGGACCTCCCGTATCTCCAACAGATGACAGGAATATGGTAGAACAATTCATGGCATCTAGTGGGAAAAAGGTGGTATGCGGTGGTACAACGGCACAGATAGTAGGGCGGGAGCTAAAACGTCCTGTTGAGACCTCCACTGAATATATGGACCCGTCTATACCGCCAATCGCTTATATAGAAGGTATAGATTTAGTTACAGAAGGTGTTTTGACCCTTACAAAGACGGTAGAAATACTTAGACAGTTTAGTACCGAAGATTGTGGAGAAATGAATAAAGATATGCTAAGCGGCAAGGATGGAGCAACTAGGCTGGCTAAGATTTTAATAGATGAATGCACCCATCTTAGATTATTTATAGGTAGGGCTATAAATCCAGCACATCAAAATCCAAATCTTCCCATAGATTTGAGCATAAAGTTAAAACTCTTGGAGGAATTAATTGTATATATGAAAAAGATGGGAAAAACAGTTGAAAAGCATTATTATTAA
- a CDS encoding COG1361 family protein → MRCRFISILLSIMLLSCTLVNGIAIAEGNVEVNGKLEGNGISYTIKNNLEEDITGIEIEEILIDKDGNKQQSFIQGDSIAPGQTKNLRGNDYSGTKGPLTIKYIVRYTTSSNGEMRVAGEGEKKLNIGEVRLNVTYQANPSSGIKKGDKITYTATIESKSDMVVNNIMVQDSSLGDMGTIPSLAPNESKTISKEFVVNDDMESYIILGFVDPFSGKQVTREMKKTKVKVKVQKEEVKNLNPKISISGKADKASIKDAQEVTFTFTISNTGDDVLKNIKCIDWDGETFFNAERLDVGQQISAKLKKQVQPGVSYSIRCAGTAEQDGRTVEAAYSTKFSSAVAQVEIDRKITPDQVNIGDTVRIEYIIRNTGTVSLLNIKLNENVWGEVGGLTKLQPGEEKVIVTEKKLEKNFISSPVLTATNGNTGDEYEYTAADMIIPVEGSEVNEAHISISVLAKPETLEKPGTVELECTIRNENDIPIKNVEIILKERDLVLGSFVEIGAGEQQIVKSPPIEVDQTEKFTVILKAKDTMGGAIEVSAKPINITIGKDSNKLDEKDPYGKAVLLKNILIVIILLTIFAVGMLIYVLKMPHSKFNKNKRRRRRY, encoded by the coding sequence ATGAGATGCCGCTTTATATCAATACTTTTGTCCATTATGCTATTGAGTTGTACCTTGGTAAACGGTATAGCCATAGCTGAAGGTAATGTGGAGGTAAACGGAAAATTAGAAGGTAATGGTATATCTTATACCATAAAAAACAATTTGGAAGAGGATATAACAGGGATAGAGATAGAGGAAATTCTAATAGATAAGGATGGCAATAAGCAGCAAAGTTTTATACAGGGCGACTCAATAGCTCCGGGTCAAACCAAAAATTTGAGAGGCAATGATTATAGTGGCACAAAGGGTCCTTTGACCATCAAATATATAGTAAGGTATACTACATCAAGTAATGGAGAGATGCGAGTAGCAGGCGAGGGTGAGAAAAAACTTAATATTGGGGAGGTAAGGCTAAATGTAACATACCAGGCCAATCCTTCTAGTGGAATAAAAAAAGGGGACAAGATAACATACACTGCCACTATCGAATCCAAATCAGATATGGTGGTAAATAATATAATGGTTCAGGATAGTTCATTGGGAGATATGGGTACTATACCATCTCTAGCTCCTAATGAATCTAAAACTATATCGAAAGAATTTGTTGTAAATGATGATATGGAAAGTTATATAATACTTGGGTTTGTTGACCCGTTTAGCGGCAAACAGGTTACACGGGAAATGAAAAAAACCAAGGTAAAGGTAAAAGTACAAAAAGAAGAGGTAAAAAATCTGAATCCCAAGATAAGTATCTCTGGGAAGGCTGATAAAGCGTCCATAAAGGATGCTCAAGAGGTAACTTTCACCTTTACAATATCAAATACTGGGGATGATGTGTTAAAAAATATAAAGTGTATAGACTGGGATGGAGAAACTTTCTTTAATGCTGAAAGATTGGATGTTGGACAGCAAATAAGTGCGAAATTAAAAAAACAGGTACAACCTGGTGTATCTTATTCAATAAGATGTGCCGGTACAGCCGAACAGGATGGACGTACTGTAGAGGCTGCCTATAGCACTAAGTTTTCATCTGCTGTTGCCCAGGTTGAGATAGACAGAAAGATAACACCTGACCAGGTAAATATTGGAGATACTGTGCGGATAGAGTATATTATAAGGAATACAGGTACAGTATCACTTTTAAATATTAAATTGAATGAGAATGTATGGGGAGAAGTTGGTGGATTAACAAAGCTGCAGCCTGGAGAAGAGAAGGTCATTGTTACAGAGAAAAAACTTGAAAAGAATTTTATCAGCAGTCCTGTATTGACGGCTACAAATGGGAATACAGGCGATGAATATGAATATACAGCGGCAGATATGATCATACCGGTGGAAGGCTCTGAGGTAAATGAAGCCCATATATCCATAAGTGTTTTGGCAAAACCTGAAACATTAGAAAAACCTGGTACTGTAGAATTGGAATGTACCATAAGAAATGAGAATGATATACCGATAAAAAATGTGGAGATAATATTAAAGGAACGGGATCTGGTATTGGGAAGCTTTGTAGAGATCGGTGCTGGAGAGCAGCAGATAGTAAAAAGTCCTCCTATTGAAGTAGATCAGACAGAGAAATTTACCGTTATTTTAAAGGCAAAGGATACAATGGGAGGGGCAATTGAAGTCTCCGCAAAACCCATTAACATTACAATAGGGAAGGATTCTAACAAGCTAGATGAAAAGGATCCTTATGGTAAAGCTGTTCTATTAAAAAATATATTAATAGTGATAATATTGCTTACCATATTTGCAGTAGGTATGCTCATATATGTGCTAAAAATGCCACATTCTAAATTTAATAAAAATAAAAGAAGGCGTCGGAGATATTAA
- a CDS encoding zinc metallopeptidase, with product MFFPYYFDPTLMILLPAIILATYAQVKVQATYSRYSKVRSHRGMTGAEVARAILDRNQLYNVPIEITKGTLTDHYDPRTKVLRLSPDVYHSTSIASIGVAAHEVGHAVQDQIRYAPFNFRMAIVPLANIGSRLSMPFLFIGLLLRNELLVNIGVYAFGLAVLFQLVTLPVEFNASRRAVSALETGGYIGPDEVGPTRNVLRAAALTYVAATLMAALQLIRLMLISGMFGRRRDD from the coding sequence ATGTTTTTCCCATATTACTTTGATCCTACACTAATGATACTTTTGCCAGCTATAATATTGGCTACCTATGCCCAGGTAAAAGTACAAGCCACATATAGCCGATATTCAAAGGTACGATCCCACCGGGGTATGACGGGAGCTGAGGTAGCAAGGGCAATTCTAGATAGGAATCAATTATATAATGTACCCATAGAAATAACAAAAGGTACATTGACAGACCATTATGATCCCAGGACAAAGGTACTTAGATTGTCCCCCGATGTATACCACTCTACTTCCATAGCTTCAATAGGTGTAGCCGCTCATGAGGTAGGTCATGCTGTTCAAGATCAAATTAGATATGCACCATTTAATTTCAGGATGGCAATAGTACCACTTGCCAATATTGGATCCCGATTATCCATGCCTTTTCTTTTTATAGGGCTGCTTTTAAGAAATGAACTCCTGGTGAATATTGGTGTATATGCATTTGGCCTCGCTGTACTTTTTCAGCTGGTTACCCTTCCTGTAGAATTCAATGCCAGTCGCAGAGCAGTTTCTGCCCTTGAAACTGGTGGATATATAGGACCTGATGAAGTAGGACCGACACGAAACGTATTAAGGGCAGCTGCCCTTACCTATGTAGCAGCCACTCTGATGGCAGCTCTACAATTAATAAGGCTTATGCTTATTTCAGGTATGTTCGGAAGAAGAAGAGATGATTAA
- a CDS encoding ABC transporter ATP-binding protein, with amino-acid sequence MIRTENLSKAFKDIKAVNDVSFSVENGEIVGLLGENGAGKTTTLRMLATMLKPTGGTAYVNGYDIIKQPEKVRREIGILFGGEVGLYDRLTARENIEYFAQLNGMSKAEMDESVMHLIKEFQMEEYIDKRVGTFSRGMKQRVAISRSIVHKPTVMLFDEPTIGLDVTAAKIVHDFIMGCKQEGRAIIFSSHSMQEVEKLCDRIIIIHKGSIIDQGTIEYFKEKYKKDDMEDIFIGLVGDNR; translated from the coding sequence GTGATTAGGACAGAGAATTTAAGCAAGGCATTCAAAGATATTAAGGCGGTAAATGATGTCAGTTTCAGTGTAGAAAATGGAGAAATAGTAGGTCTTTTGGGGGAAAATGGAGCAGGTAAAACTACTACTTTAAGGATGCTTGCTACTATGCTAAAGCCTACTGGAGGTACGGCTTATGTAAACGGATACGATATAATAAAGCAGCCAGAGAAGGTTAGGCGGGAGATAGGTATATTGTTTGGCGGTGAGGTAGGTCTATATGATAGGCTTACTGCAAGGGAAAATATTGAGTATTTTGCCCAATTGAATGGTATGAGCAAGGCAGAGATGGATGAGAGCGTAATGCACCTTATAAAGGAATTTCAAATGGAAGAGTACATAGATAAAAGGGTAGGTACTTTTTCAAGGGGTATGAAACAGAGGGTGGCCATTTCTCGATCTATAGTGCATAAACCAACGGTTATGCTGTTTGATGAACCTACCATAGGCCTTGATGTTACAGCTGCAAAGATAGTCCATGATTTTATAATGGGATGCAAACAAGAGGGCAGAGCGATAATATTTTCCAGTCATAGCATGCAGGAAGTGGAAAAATTATGTGATAGAATTATTATAATCCATAAGGGATCCATCATAGATCAAGGGACTATAGAATATTTTAAAGAAAAATATAAAAAAGATGATATGGAAGATATATTTATAGGATTGGTAGGTGATAACAGGTGA
- a CDS encoding 4Fe-4S dicluster domain-containing protein produces the protein MLKKDIPVVQQIKHEVLKEVAALAFDGELEQGKDDIPYKIIPGSKARFRCCVHKEREIIRQRVRLARGKSPRNSRGELKERNDNQIVYVIEEACEGCPIHRFQVTENCQGCMAKKCLEACPFGAITIAGKRAHIDQDKCRECGRCSKACPYNAIADLMRPCKRSCPVGAISMDDEKKAVIDETKCINCGACTTECPFGAMEDISCIVNVIEDMKNDREVYAVFAPSIAGQFGKDVTTGAIKNALIRLGFDGTYEVALGADWVAVHEAKEVAENIDEMGFMTTSCCPAFVAMVEKHFPKLLPHVSNTVSPMVAIGRYIKAEHPKSKVVFIGPCMAKKAESKKEWARDAIDYVITFEELAAMMDAKNIEIHEKKEKDDASGYGRGFAKSGGVYDAVCNAAKENNITLNVIPQKCNGAEECRKALMMANTGRLNENFIEGMVCQDGCIGGPGTLLSVVKTKRELDKNAKESSIKNINDSLNRLKGKEVDLKR, from the coding sequence GTGTTGAAAAAGGATATACCTGTGGTACAACAGATAAAACATGAAGTATTGAAGGAAGTAGCTGCTTTGGCTTTTGATGGTGAGCTTGAGCAGGGTAAGGATGATATACCTTATAAAATAATACCTGGCAGCAAGGCAAGATTTCGCTGCTGTGTTCATAAAGAACGTGAAATCATAAGACAAAGGGTAAGGCTTGCTAGGGGCAAGTCACCTAGAAACAGCAGGGGTGAATTAAAAGAACGAAATGATAACCAAATAGTGTATGTTATAGAAGAGGCTTGTGAGGGTTGTCCCATACATCGATTTCAGGTGACGGAAAACTGTCAGGGATGTATGGCAAAAAAATGTTTAGAGGCCTGTCCGTTCGGGGCTATTACAATAGCTGGCAAAAGGGCACACATAGATCAGGATAAATGCAGGGAATGCGGTAGATGCAGCAAAGCATGTCCATATAATGCAATAGCTGATCTTATGAGACCTTGCAAGAGGAGTTGTCCCGTTGGAGCTATATCTATGGACGATGAAAAAAAGGCAGTTATAGATGAAACGAAATGCATAAACTGTGGCGCATGTACAACCGAATGTCCTTTTGGTGCCATGGAAGATATATCTTGTATAGTAAATGTTATAGAGGATATGAAAAACGATAGAGAGGTATATGCAGTCTTTGCACCGTCTATAGCAGGGCAGTTTGGCAAGGATGTCACTACAGGGGCTATCAAGAATGCCCTTATAAGGCTAGGATTTGATGGCACCTATGAGGTGGCACTAGGAGCCGATTGGGTGGCAGTACATGAGGCGAAGGAAGTAGCTGAAAATATTGATGAAATGGGTTTTATGACTACATCATGTTGTCCGGCTTTTGTTGCTATGGTTGAGAAACATTTTCCTAAGCTGCTTCCACATGTGTCTAATACAGTTTCTCCCATGGTGGCCATAGGTAGATATATAAAGGCAGAGCACCCAAAGAGCAAAGTAGTATTTATAGGGCCATGTATGGCTAAAAAAGCCGAATCTAAAAAGGAATGGGCTAGGGATGCAATAGATTATGTTATTACATTTGAAGAATTGGCTGCCATGATGGATGCAAAAAATATCGAGATACATGAGAAAAAGGAAAAGGATGATGCATCCGGCTATGGTAGAGGATTTGCAAAGAGTGGTGGCGTATATGATGCAGTATGCAATGCAGCCAAAGAAAATAACATAACATTAAATGTTATACCTCAAAAATGTAATGGTGCTGAAGAGTGCCGTAAAGCCCTTATGATGGCAAATACTGGACGTCTTAATGAAAATTTTATAGAGGGCATGGTATGTCAGGATGGGTGTATAGGTGGTCCAGGAACATTATTATCAGTGGTCAAGACAAAAAGAGAGCTGGACAAAAATGCAAAGGAATCCAGCATAAAAAATATAAATGATAGCCTAAATAGGCTTAAAGGCAAAGAAGTGGATCTAAAACGGTAA
- a CDS encoding YkoP family protein has product MKSIAQTIISWWEKFFAWKENIHHIDGSKYRLLRFNIHPYNCKETLELPDGNQIKPGDYVAELHISNLVISKDQIGDITITSELQLLPMFREEMKLLGHLASQGKIDPRVKAIWGITLFSPGVRRLGFSIKPLDNNFKAWRLKTWMGFLGWVFSVPVYHPHGKSKTKRNPCEFFMSMDELIKKYGY; this is encoded by the coding sequence ATGAAGTCAATAGCACAAACTATAATTAGCTGGTGGGAAAAATTCTTTGCATGGAAGGAAAATATACATCATATTGATGGCTCCAAATATAGATTATTAAGATTTAATATACATCCATATAACTGCAAGGAAACACTAGAACTGCCAGATGGAAATCAGATAAAGCCCGGCGATTATGTAGCCGAGCTTCACATATCAAATCTTGTGATCTCAAAAGATCAGATAGGAGATATTACTATAACCTCTGAACTGCAGCTTTTGCCCATGTTTAGGGAAGAGATGAAACTATTAGGCCATTTAGCATCACAAGGCAAAATAGATCCTAGAGTAAAAGCCATATGGGGTATTACTCTATTTAGCCCTGGGGTAAGACGTTTGGGTTTTTCCATAAAACCACTTGATAATAATTTTAAAGCATGGCGTCTTAAAACATGGATGGGTTTTTTAGGTTGGGTTTTTTCAGTACCTGTATATCATCCCCATGGCAAATCAAAAACCAAACGAAATCCTTGTGAATTCTTTATGTCCATGGACGAGCTCATAAAAAAGTATGGCTATTAA
- the adhE gene encoding bifunctional acetaldehyde-CoA/alcohol dehydrogenase yields the protein MGKEKDIKEVIDVPAMIDGLVANAHKALEGFMKLNQEQVDAIVKAMTLAGLDNHMSLAKMAIEETNRGVYEDKITKNLFATEYIYHSIKNEKTVGVVDENEYEDYEEVAEPVGVIAGVTPVTNPTSTTMFKCLISMKTRNPIIFAFHPSGQKCSSEAARIMRDAAIEAGAPKDCIQWIECPSLEATKTLMNHKGVSLVLATGGSGMVQSAYSTGKPALGVGPGNVACYIEKTANLKRSLTDLILSKTFDNGMICASEQAVILDEEIADEAIRYMKENKCYFLSPEEIKKLEPVAINLEKGGVNPAIVGQPAAKIAALAGINVPEDTKILIAQLDGVGPKYPLSREKLSPILAMYIVKDYKEGIKRADQVVSFGGLGHSAVIHSQDEKVIDLFSKTMKVGRIIVNSPSSHGAIGDIYNTNMPSLTLGCGSFGRNATTSNVSAVNLINKKRVAKRRVNMQWFKIPPKVYFEAGSIQYLEKMPDINKAFIVTDPYMVKLGFVERVLYFLRKRPDYVHCEIFSEVEPDPSVDTIRRGVEAMNKFQPDVIIALGGGSAMDAAKGMWLFYEYPESDFSALRLKFMDIRKRAFKFPKLGQKTQMVAIPTTSGTGSEVTSFAVITDKKKNIKYPLADYELTPNVAIVDPDFVMTVPQQITADTGMDVLTHALEAYVSTMASDYTDAMAIKAAQLVFEYLPRAYKDGNDKMAREKMHNASCMAGMAFSNAFLGVNHSMAHKLGGEFHIPHGRANAVLLPYIIEYNATKPTKFASWPKYEYYVADKKYAEIARYVGLPAATTEEGVKNLIKAIRDLMKSMNMPMTIAECGIDKDTFESKVAELSDKAFEDQCTPANPRLPLVSEIEGLYRKAYYGK from the coding sequence ATGGGTAAAGAAAAAGATATAAAAGAGGTTATTGATGTACCAGCCATGATAGATGGTCTAGTGGCAAACGCCCATAAAGCACTAGAAGGTTTCATGAAGCTTAATCAAGAGCAAGTAGATGCAATTGTAAAGGCAATGACACTTGCTGGTCTTGATAATCACATGTCACTTGCAAAGATGGCTATAGAGGAGACTAACCGAGGAGTATATGAAGACAAGATAACTAAAAACTTATTTGCTACCGAGTATATATACCACAGCATAAAAAATGAAAAGACTGTAGGTGTAGTAGACGAAAATGAGTATGAGGATTATGAGGAAGTAGCAGAGCCAGTAGGTGTAATAGCTGGTGTAACTCCGGTTACAAATCCCACATCTACTACCATGTTTAAATGCTTAATCTCCATGAAAACCAGAAATCCCATCATATTTGCGTTCCATCCGTCAGGACAAAAATGCAGCAGCGAGGCAGCTAGGATAATGAGGGATGCTGCTATAGAGGCGGGAGCACCAAAGGATTGTATTCAATGGATAGAATGTCCATCTTTAGAAGCTACAAAAACCCTTATGAATCATAAGGGTGTATCACTTGTATTGGCAACAGGCGGTTCAGGTATGGTACAGTCAGCCTATAGTACAGGTAAACCTGCATTAGGTGTAGGACCGGGAAATGTAGCATGCTATATTGAAAAGACTGCTAATTTAAAAAGATCGTTAACCGATCTTATACTGTCAAAAACATTTGACAATGGTATGATATGCGCTTCAGAGCAAGCAGTTATACTGGATGAGGAGATTGCTGATGAGGCAATAAGATATATGAAGGAAAACAAATGTTATTTCCTATCGCCTGAAGAAATAAAGAAATTAGAGCCAGTTGCCATAAATCTGGAAAAGGGTGGCGTAAATCCTGCTATAGTAGGACAGCCTGCTGCTAAGATAGCCGCTTTGGCAGGTATTAATGTGCCTGAGGATACTAAAATTTTGATTGCTCAGTTGGATGGTGTAGGTCCTAAATATCCCTTATCTAGAGAAAAATTAAGCCCTATTTTAGCCATGTATATAGTAAAGGACTACAAAGAGGGTATAAAAAGGGCAGATCAGGTAGTTTCATTTGGAGGGCTGGGGCACTCGGCCGTTATACATTCACAGGATGAAAAGGTTATAGATCTATTCTCAAAGACCATGAAGGTCGGCAGAATAATAGTGAATTCTCCTTCAAGTCATGGTGCTATTGGTGATATATACAATACCAATATGCCATCTTTGACATTGGGATGTGGTTCATTTGGGCGAAATGCTACTACTTCCAATGTTTCGGCTGTAAATCTAATAAACAAGAAACGTGTAGCGAAAAGGAGAGTAAATATGCAGTGGTTTAAGATTCCGCCCAAGGTATATTTTGAAGCAGGTTCGATACAATATCTTGAGAAGATGCCTGATATAAACAAGGCATTTATAGTAACAGACCCATATATGGTTAAATTAGGTTTTGTAGAGAGGGTGCTGTACTTCTTAAGAAAGCGTCCGGATTATGTACATTGCGAGATATTCTCCGAAGTAGAGCCAGATCCGTCTGTAGATACCATAAGACGTGGAGTAGAGGCTATGAATAAATTCCAGCCAGATGTAATAATTGCCTTAGGCGGGGGTTCTGCCATGGACGCAGCTAAGGGTATGTGGCTTTTCTATGAATATCCTGAAAGTGATTTTAGTGCACTGAGACTCAAGTTCATGGATATAAGAAAGAGGGCATTTAAGTTCCCCAAATTGGGCCAAAAAACTCAGATGGTAGCTATACCTACCACATCAGGTACCGGATCGGAGGTAACTTCGTTTGCAGTTATAACTGATAAGAAGAAGAATATAAAATACCCATTGGCCGATTATGAATTGACACCAAATGTGGCCATAGTAGATCCCGATTTTGTTATGACCGTACCCCAGCAGATAACTGCAGATACTGGTATGGATGTGCTTACCCATGCGTTAGAAGCCTATGTATCTACAATGGCATCTGATTATACTGATGCAATGGCCATAAAGGCTGCTCAGTTGGTATTTGAGTATTTACCTAGGGCATACAAGGATGGCAATGACAAGATGGCTAGGGAAAAGATGCACAATGCCTCCTGTATGGCAGGTATGGCGTTTAGTAATGCATTCTTAGGGGTGAACCATAGTATGGCCCATAAATTAGGTGGGGAATTTCATATACCCCATGGTCGTGCTAATGCCGTATTACTACCCTATATTATAGAATATAATGCTACCAAGCCTACCAAGTTTGCTTCATGGCCAAAGTATGAATACTATGTAGCAGATAAGAAGTATGCTGAGATCGCCAGGTATGTAGGACTTCCTGCAGCTACTACCGAAGAAGGTGTAAAAAATCTCATAAAAGCTATAAGAGATCTTATGAAATCAATGAATATGCCCATGACCATAGCGGAGTGCGGTATAGATAAGGATACATTCGAGAGCAAGGTTGCAGAGCTATCTGACAAAGCATTTGAAGATCAATGTACTCCCGCCAACCCAAGACTCCCATTGGTAAGTGAGATAGAAGGGTTATATAGGAAAGCATACTATGGTAAGTAA